The DNA segment AAGGAACTCCAGACAACAACCGAAGTTATCCATAAGGCGATACACAAGCTCAAAGAAAAGCAGTACGGCCATGTCCAGGACTACTGTATCGAGATCAACCGGCTCGAGAATAAGATCGACCGCATGTTCCGCGATGCGCTCGGCAGGCTCTTCGAAGAAGTAAAAGACCCGATTCTCATTATCAAGTGGAAAGAGATCTATGAGCATCTTGAAGATGCATCGGATAAGTGCGAGGACGTGGCGAATGTCCTTGAAGCTATTGTTCTGAAGTATGCATGATGCGCTTCATTCATTGATTTCTGCTTATTGGCCGCCACTGCTGCATCTTCTTTGCAGTCTGCAGGATTGAGGCATGGAATTAACCGTAATCCTGCTTATTCTGCTCGCCCTTGCATTCGACTTTCTGAACGGGTTTCACGATTCTGCCAATTCCATTGCAACCGTGGTTTCGACCCGCGTTCTTTCGCCAAGGGCAGCTGTGCTCTGGGCGGCCTTCTTCAATTTCATAGCATTCCTCTTTTTCGGGCTGCATGTTGCCAATACGATCGGCAAAGGCATCATCGACATCGCGATTGTGGACAAAACAGTCATATTCGGGGCTCTGATGGGAGCCTGCAGCTGGAACCTTATCACCTGGTATTTCGGTCTTCCGACCAGCTCATCTCACGCATTGATCGGCGGTATGATCGGCGCTGCACTGGTGAAGGCAGGCACGTCAGCTCTTGTCTGGAAGGGTATTATCAAAACCGTCGTCTTCATTGTTATATCGCCGACTGTCGGGCTTTTGCTGGGCCTCGGCTTCGGCCTCCTTATTTACCGAATTTTCAGAAGCAGCCCCAGAACGCTGGTTGACGGTTTCTTCAGGAAGGGCCAACTGGTCTCGGCTGCAATGTATAGTCTTGGCCACGGCGGCAATGATGCGCAGAAGACTATGGGTATTATTGCAAGCCTGCTTTTCAGCGCCGGTCTTCTTGGGGAGAAGTTTTATGTTCCATTCTGGGTTGTGATCACCTGTCATAGCGCTATTGCGCTTGGTACGATGATGGGCGGCTGGCGTATCGTCAAGACCATGGGTCAGAAAGTGGCAAAATTGACGCCTGTTGACGGGTTCTGTGCGGAAACAGGGGCTGCAACTGTACTCTTCGTCTCTTCTGCTTTGGGTGTCCCGATAAGCACCACGCATACCATCACCGGATCAATTATGGGGGTAGGTTCAATTAAGAGGCTCAGTGCGGTTCGCTGGGGTGTGGCAGGAACCATTGTCTGGGCATGGATAATAACGATCCCCTGTTCGGCAGCGGTTGCCGCTGTCTCCTGCCTGGCTGTCAATCTCTTTTCCCGATAACTGCAGGCCGTAAGGAATTACCGGCCCTGTTTCTGATCTTCAGAAAAGCCGGTATCTGCAGGTCACTTCAAATGTCTGAGAACTGCCTTGAGTATGTCGGCCCTTGAAATGATCCCTACCAGCATATTCTGCTCATCCACCACCAGGAGCCTGCGAATCTTCTTCTCGTCCATGATTTGTACGATTTCCGCGATATTCGTATCGGGTGTTGTGGTCAGCGCAGGGGATGTCATAACATCTCCCACAATATCTCCCATCTTCCGCTCCGGAAGAGGCTCGCCCAGCATATGTTTCAGAAGGTCCTTGAATGTCCGGTCTTTTCGGATTCCTACCACAGACAGAATATCAGCCTGCGTTATAATGCCGACCACCTTTCCCTGTTTGTCCACAACCGGGATCCCGCTGATATTGCGTGAGGCGAGGATGTCGGCTACGGCAAGGACACTCTCGAACTTCTGCACGGTAATGACGTTGGTGGTCATCACATCCTTTACCAGCATATCTAATCCTACGGTTGACCGTAAATGGCTTTTGCTCTGTGGGCTCATCATTTCTCCTTCGTTAATTATAAGTTTCGATACTTATTATAAATGACCGGTTCAAAAAAGGAAGCAAAAAAATCGTATTATTATTTCAACAGGTACAGCGACGAAGGCGCGAAGGTCAGAGCCTGTTACGAGGCACAGTATCAGAGAGAAGAATGCTATAATTGACTCTCGGGAGTGCTATCATAACCACGGCAGATACCTATCAATAAAGTGAGGTCCATAATGGCGGAAAACCGAATAGAAATAGACAGCGATCTTTGCACCGGCTGCGGTTTATGCATCAGCGTATGCCCCACAGGCACCCTCTCGCTCGTGGACGGAAAGGCTGCTGTCACGGAAGGGGATTCGATCTCCTGCGGCCATTGCGAGGCAGTCTGTCCGCAGGCTGCAATCCGTGTCCCTGCTATCGATGAAGCGATGTCGGACTATACAACCTTTAATGCAAAGAAAGACTGGCTTCCTCCCGGAACATACAGCACGTCCGGCCTGGTGCAGCTTATGGCCTCCCGGAGGTCCTGCCGAAGCTTTAATGACAAGTCCGTAGACCGGGACATTCTTGAAGACCTCGTAAAGATCGGCATCACTGCACCGTCCGGAACCAACAGTCAGGCCTGGACCTTTACCATTCTGCCGACAAGGAGAGCGGTGATTTCCCTTGCAGGTCATGTCGCATCCTACTTCGGGAAATTGAACAGTACTGCAGAAAAGACCCTGCTTCGTCTCTTCCTGAAGCTGATAGGCAAAGGAGAGCTTGACGCCTATTTCCATGGCTATTATCAGAAGGTGAAGAGGGCGCTTGAACAATGGCATGATGCCGGCAGGGAACATCTCTTTCACGGAAGCACAGCGGCTATAGTTATCGGCTCCAGACCCGGGGCAAGCTGTCCTGCTGAGGACGCCCTGCTCGCTGCGCAAAATATCCTGCTTGCTGCACACAGCATGGGCCTCAGTTCCTGTCTTATCGGATTTGCCGTAGCAGCAATGAGGAAAGATCCCTCGATCCAGCAGTCCCTCAATATGCCGGCTGAAGAAGCGATCCATGCAGTTATCGCCCTCGGATACTCCGACGAAGTGTATCAGCGCACAACTGGCCGCAAGAAGCCCATTCAACGCTATTTCGAAGGCTGACAGGCCCCTTTTTGTAATTCCGCATGGAGATTTCCACCTGAACAGTTAGGTTATAATAACCATAGTTTTTATCATGCACTACACTCTTTTTCTTATATCAGCGTTCTTTCTGGGATGCCTGGCAGCAGTGCCTGCCGGACCTGTCCAGATCGAGGTCTTGCGGCGGTCGATAAACGGCAACCTGAAGGCCTCTTTTATGGTTGTGCTCGGGGCTTTTCTTGTTGATCTGGTCTACGGTTTTATCGCTTTTTTCGGGATCGCGCCTTTTCTGAAGAATGAGAAGGTCATGGCGTTATTCTGGCTGATCGGCGGACTGATCCTGGGACTGCTCGGCATACTCAGTCTGCTGCATGGAACAAGGGAGCAGGAGAACGTCCCGCATCCTGCACATCTGAAGAGAAAGCGGTGGGCACTTCTGTCAGGGTTGACGCTTTCGGCCACAAACCCGGTGATGGCGCTTTGGTGGCTTTCTGGTGCACGTGTTTTTCAGGATATCGGCCTGATCAGGGAGCTCAATACCGTGATCGCGCTGTCATTCCTTGCAGTAGGCAGCCTTGGCCTTGCTGCGTATCTGATCGGACTCTCCCTGTTCATCTACTGGGCCAAGAAGTTCATCTCAGGCAGGACACTCAGGAGGATCAATATCTTCTTCGGCCTTCTGCTTATCCTTACCGCGTTCTATTTCCTCTATACCTCTCTCCATTCACTGCTGCATATCTAGGTCCTTGTGAACCTGGCGACGAACGCCCGGGATGCCATGCCAAAAGGCGGCACCTTCACGATCAGCACTGAAGTGGTTGCCCTGGATGAAGAGTTTACCTCCAGCCGGGGGCTCAGTATGCCGGGCATGTATGCCCTGATCAACATTTCAGATACAGGCCTTGGTATGGACAGGGAAACCCGGCAGAAGATCTTCGAGCCCTTCTTTACGACAAAAGAGGTTGGCAAAGGCACAGGGCTCGGTCTTGCCGTTGTGTACGGCATCATCAAGCAGCATGACGGATATATCAATGTGTACAGTGAAAAGGGGACGGGTACAACATTCCGGATATATCTTCCGCTCATGGCCTCTGAACAGACAGAAGACAGAGCAGCTATAGCGCAGGAGCTGCCTGTTGCAGGAGGCACGGAAACGATTCTGATGGCCGAGGACGAGGAAGCGCTGCGGAAGCTTAACCACAGCGTACTTGAGCAATATGGGTACACGGTCATCGATGCTTTTGACGGCGTGGATGCTGTTAACAAGTTCAGGGCGAATAAAGACAGGATCAGTCTCCTCCTGCTTGACATCATCATGCCCAGGATGAACGGCAGCGAAGCCTATGATGAGATACGGAAGATAAATCCTGATATAAAGGTCATCTTTGCCAGCGGGTACTCGCCTGAAATTGTCCGGCAGAAGGTGCTGCTTGATGATGAGGCCCCGTTGATCTTCAAACCGATCTCTCCCTTTGACCTTTTGAGAAAGGTAAGGGCAACGCTGGATTACGCCGGAGCATAGCCGCGCGGCTTCTCCATTTGCTTGACCGAAGATAATTATCTGATAGACTAAGGTATGCAGGTAACCTTTACTGCACGGTAAGCAACAGATCCATTCCCGAATATGGAGGCATAATTATGACAAAGGCAAGACCGGAAGGGTATCAGAGCGTTACACCGATGCTTGTGTTGAAGGATGTACGTAAGGCGATTGAGTTCTACAAAAAGGCGTTTGGAGCTGTGGAACGGTATGTTATGCCCGGGCCGGACAACAAGGGAGTGATGCATGCCGAGATCCTGATCGGCGATTCGATCCTCATGATGGGAGAAGAAAGTCCGAACGAGCCTTGCAA comes from the Nitrospirota bacterium genome and includes:
- a CDS encoding inorganic phosphate transporter, with the protein product MELTVILLILLALAFDFLNGFHDSANSIATVVSTRVLSPRAAVLWAAFFNFIAFLFFGLHVANTIGKGIIDIAIVDKTVIFGALMGACSWNLITWYFGLPTSSSHALIGGMIGAALVKAGTSALVWKGIIKTVVFIVISPTVGLLLGLGFGLLIYRIFRSSPRTLVDGFFRKGQLVSAAMYSLGHGGNDAQKTMGIIASLLFSAGLLGEKFYVPFWVVITCHSAIALGTMMGGWRIVKTMGQKVAKLTPVDGFCAETGAATVLFVSSALGVPISTTHTITGSIMGVGSIKRLSAVRWGVAGTIVWAWIITIPCSAAVAAVSCLAVNLFSR
- a CDS encoding CBS domain-containing protein; amino-acid sequence: MLVKDVMTTNVITVQKFESVLAVADILASRNISGIPVVDKQGKVVGIITQADILSVVGIRKDRTFKDLLKHMLGEPLPERKMGDIVGDVMTSPALTTTPDTNIAEIVQIMDEKKIRRLLVVDEQNMLVGIISRADILKAVLRHLK
- a CDS encoding nitroreductase family protein, which codes for MAENRIEIDSDLCTGCGLCISVCPTGTLSLVDGKAAVTEGDSISCGHCEAVCPQAAIRVPAIDEAMSDYTTFNAKKDWLPPGTYSTSGLVQLMASRRSCRSFNDKSVDRDILEDLVKIGITAPSGTNSQAWTFTILPTRRAVISLAGHVASYFGKLNSTAEKTLLRLFLKLIGKGELDAYFHGYYQKVKRALEQWHDAGREHLFHGSTAAIVIGSRPGASCPAEDALLAAQNILLAAHSMGLSSCLIGFAVAAMRKDPSIQQSLNMPAEEAIHAVIALGYSDEVYQRTTGRKKPIQRYFEG
- a CDS encoding LysE family transporter; translated protein: MHYTLFLISAFFLGCLAAVPAGPVQIEVLRRSINGNLKASFMVVLGAFLVDLVYGFIAFFGIAPFLKNEKVMALFWLIGGLILGLLGILSLLHGTREQENVPHPAHLKRKRWALLSGLTLSATNPVMALWWLSGARVFQDIGLIRELNTVIALSFLAVGSLGLAAYLIGLSLFIYWAKKFISGRTLRRINIFFGLLLILTAFYFLYTSLHSLLHI
- a CDS encoding response regulator, whose translation is MNLATNARDAMPKGGTFTISTEVVALDEEFTSSRGLSMPGMYALINISDTGLGMDRETRQKIFEPFFTTKEVGKGTGLGLAVVYGIIKQHDGYINVYSEKGTGTTFRIYLPLMASEQTEDRAAIAQELPVAGGTETILMAEDEEALRKLNHSVLEQYGYTVIDAFDGVDAVNKFRANKDRISLLLLDIIMPRMNGSEAYDEIRKINPDIKVIFASGYSPEIVRQKVLLDDEAPLIFKPISPFDLLRKVRATLDYAGA